GTGGAAGCCTCCTTTCCCGATCTGGTTTCACCCGAACTTACGGGCGCATGGGAACAACGCCTCAAGGAAATGGAGCAAGGCAAAACCAGTTACCCGGAATTCATGGGCCAGATAAAAAAAATGGTCCAGCGGGGTGTGGAAAACCTGCGGTCCAAAAAATTTGCCCAAACCCCGGCAACGCTGCCACCGGACAAGACATCCCTTGGAAAATGCCCCAAATGCGGAGGCGATGTTGTTGAAAATCCCAAGGCCTACGGCTGCGTTAATTGGCGCGAAGCCAACGGCGGGTGCAAATTCACCATTTGGAAAACCATGTTCGGCGGCAAAATCACCAAAACCCAGGTCAAACAACTTTTGACCAAAGGGGTGACTGCCAACAAGCTGAAGCTATCCACTAAAGATGGTAATACATACGAAGCCCGCCTTCGTTTGCATGCGGGAGTGGTGAAAATTTAAGGGTTGCAAACGCCATACCCACAGGACGAGCTACAATATTAAAAAGTTGCTTTATCTATCTTTGAATCTACTTCTCATGCTTACCCTTAATTTAGCAGAACTCTGTCTGGCTTTTAAGATCTTCCCGATTCTTCAGCCTACGTTGAAAAACGATGATCACCGGCATCGAGAAGAAAAGTCCGAATAACAGGATCTTAATTTAAATACCTCACTTTTATTCTTAATAAAAAGCAATTTTATTCCCTATATAATTGACAAAGACCAATTTTAAGTCTTAAAAAGCATATATTATGCAACATGAATCGAAGCGTATAGAGCGATCATGATGCTTGAAAAAATTTGAATCTAAGGACAAGAATATGGTGACAGAACAAAAAAATATACGCCAGTCAAATGTCTCCGCATCAATTATCGAGACCGGACTTTGTACGGGTTGCGGCGGGTGCGTGGGGCTTTGCCCCTACCTGCGAAGCCACCGGGGAGAAACGGTCGCGCTGTTCGAATGCGACCGCCAGGACGGGAACTGTCGACGCTATTGCCCACGTATCCAAACCGATTGGGACAGGCTTAGCCAAAATTTTTTCGACGCAGCCGAACTCACCCCTGAAATAGGGGCATTTAAAGGGCTTTACCTGACCCGGGCCACGGATCCCGATATTCTCTCAAAAAGCCAGCACGGCGGTACAGTAAGCGCTCTGGTTTGTTTCGCCTTGGAAGAGGGAATGATAGACGGCTGCGTGGTGGCCAAAGAGGAAATGCCCATGCTGCCCCAAAGCATAACGGCCCTCAATCGCGACGAGGTGCTGGCGGCAGCCGGCAGCAAATTCGGAAACGCGCCGTCGGTGGCCGAATTCAATCGTGTATCTGCGCAAGGCGCAGGGCCGCTGGGGGTTGTGGCAACCCCCTGTCAAGCCCGGGCACTGGCCAAGATGCGGACAAACCCGGCCGAATCGGACGCCTCCCGGATGGACCGGCTCAAGCTGGTGATCGGCCTGTTTTGCGGCTGGACCCTGGATTGGCGGCGGCTCAGGCAGATGGTGCTTGATGCAACCTGTGACAAAAAAATTCTTGGCATGGACATTCCCCCGTCCAGTCACGCCTGTATGCAGGTGGAAACCTGTGACGGCATGATCGAAATCCCCATTGATCAGGTCAATGACTGTGTCCGTGAATGTTGCGATTACTGCACAGACATGACTGCCGAGTTCGCCGATATTTCGGTGGGATCTGCCAGAAGCCCCGAAGGGTGGGATGTGGACCGGCACTGGAACCAGGTGATCGTTAGAAGCCGGGCGGGCGAGGCGCTTTTATCCCTTGCCAGGGAAAAGGGCGTTCTGGAATTCAAGCCGGTTCCCCCGGGAAATCTGGAGAAGCTTAAAACTGCTGCCGCGGGTAAAAGGAGGCGGGGTGAGTCGAACTTGGATAATATGGAGGTGCGGGAATGTCGATCATAACGAGCAGTAAAAATAAAGGCGAACGCCTTTTGATGATGGGCAACGAAGCCATCGCCCGGGGCGCACTGGAGGCCGGCGTCAATGTGGTGGCGGCATATCCCGGTACGCCGTCATCGGAAATTCCCAAAGCTCTGGGGGATGTGGCCGACGAGATGGGGCTTTACGTGGAGTGGTCCACCAACGAAAAAGTATCCTTGGAAGTGGCTGCAGCGGCATCGTATTCCGGCCTGCGTGCCCTTTGTGCAATGAAGCAGGTGGGGGTGAACGTGGCCTCGGATTTTCTGCTTCACCTGGCGGAATATGGATCCCGGGGGGGGCTGGTGCTGGTGACCTGCGAGGATCCCGGCTCCCTGTCCAGCACCAACGAAGGAGATTCTCGGCCCTACAGTAAAATGATGGAGTTTCCCCTGATCGAACCGGGGGATTTCCAGGAAGCCAAGGAGATGACCCGCTGGGCCTTTGAGCTTTCCGAAACAATCAACAATGTGGTGATGTTGCGCAGTGTGACGCGTATGTCTCACGCTTCGGGCAACGTGGTCGTCGGTGACCTGCCGGAAACCCGTGTGAAGGCAGATTTTCAGTACAATGGCGGTTTTTTTAACCAGATGACCGGGCCGGTGATGACCCTGCCCGGCACAGCACCTGTTCAGCGTCTTCGTCAGCAGGAAGGGCTGGAACGGGCCATCGCGTGTTTCGAAAAGAGCCCCTTCAACACCTACTCCGGGCCGGACGAGCCGGAACTGCTCGTCATCACCAGTTCTGCGGCAAACCTTTATTGCCGGGAAGCTATCGACAGTCTGGGGATCCAGGCGAGGGTCGGTCTATTAAAGCTGGGCACCACCTGGCCCTTGCCGCCACGCCTGGTGGAAAAACATCTGACATGTGCCGGCCGCGTGCTGATCGTCGAGGAGGGTACGCCTTTCATGGAAGACAACATCAAGGCCTTGTTTGCCCAGCGGGCCGAGGCCATCGGTCCAACACGCTTTCACGGACGTGCGGATAAAAGCATTCCCCTGGTGGATGAACTTAACCCGGACCGTGTCATGACGGCTCTGGTGAAAATTCTTGACCTGCCGGACCAGGATGCCAATGCTGATTACAGATCAAGCATCGCCGGAGAACTGGACGGCTGCATCCCGGGTCGGCCCATGGCCTTCTGCCCGGGCTGTCCCCACCGCGCGTCCTTCTGGCTGCTCCATGAAGCCATCAAACTTGATAACCGCCGCGGGTTCATCGCCGGGGACATCGGCTGTTACGTCATGGCTGTGTCAGATTGCGGG
Above is a window of uncultured Desulfobacter sp. DNA encoding:
- a CDS encoding Coenzyme F420 hydrogenase/dehydrogenase, beta subunit C-terminal domain, coding for MVTEQKNIRQSNVSASIIETGLCTGCGGCVGLCPYLRSHRGETVALFECDRQDGNCRRYCPRIQTDWDRLSQNFFDAAELTPEIGAFKGLYLTRATDPDILSKSQHGGTVSALVCFALEEGMIDGCVVAKEEMPMLPQSITALNRDEVLAAAGSKFGNAPSVAEFNRVSAQGAGPLGVVATPCQARALAKMRTNPAESDASRMDRLKLVIGLFCGWTLDWRRLRQMVLDATCDKKILGMDIPPSSHACMQVETCDGMIEIPIDQVNDCVRECCDYCTDMTAEFADISVGSARSPEGWDVDRHWNQVIVRSRAGEALLSLAREKGVLEFKPVPPGNLEKLKTAAAGKRRRGESNLDNMEVRECRS
- a CDS encoding thiamine pyrophosphate-dependent enzyme, with amino-acid sequence MSIITSSKNKGERLLMMGNEAIARGALEAGVNVVAAYPGTPSSEIPKALGDVADEMGLYVEWSTNEKVSLEVAAAASYSGLRALCAMKQVGVNVASDFLLHLAEYGSRGGLVLVTCEDPGSLSSTNEGDSRPYSKMMEFPLIEPGDFQEAKEMTRWAFELSETINNVVMLRSVTRMSHASGNVVVGDLPETRVKADFQYNGGFFNQMTGPVMTLPGTAPVQRLRQQEGLERAIACFEKSPFNTYSGPDEPELLVITSSAANLYCREAIDSLGIQARVGLLKLGTTWPLPPRLVEKHLTCAGRVLIVEEGTPFMEDNIKALFAQRAEAIGPTRFHGRADKSIPLVDELNPDRVMTALVKILDLPDQDANADYRSSIAGELDGCIPGRPMAFCPGCPHRASFWLLHEAIKLDNRRGFIAGDIGCYVMAVSDCGFQAVKTCAAMGSGIGMASGFGQLKRFGMHQPVMAVCGDSTFFHTAMPGLVNAIHNQADVVMVILDNSGTAMTGFQPHPGIPIGADGKPLPALDIPAICRAMGVRVEIADPFKFDQTRQTIADLVDDAGGVRVLVLRQACALSPTRKGKKLWKVTVDPDKCMAESCGCNRLCTRIFKCPGLTWDPEEKQTRIDEFVCVGCGVCAQVCPHNAITIEKVEKA